The proteins below come from a single Mucilaginibacter mali genomic window:
- a CDS encoding methyltransferase domain-containing protein produces MKFLSLKTYFKHNALPQMYSDTINISYFRKDAAFDTLYPQHIRELSQMHWTALDIALEASNFLASPGARILDIGSGVGKFCIAAGVYHPDSHFFGVEQRKELFTYAKAAQEEVSVENVHFSYGNLTELNYENYDHFYFYNSFYENIEPGSRIDYSVKTSFELYNRYTEFIHEMLSSRPAGTKLAAYHAPDKQIPASYKLTDNSYSRFLKLWVKE; encoded by the coding sequence ATGAAATTTTTAAGCCTGAAAACCTATTTTAAACATAACGCGCTTCCACAAATGTACAGTGATACGATAAATATTTCCTATTTCCGCAAAGATGCGGCTTTTGATACTTTATACCCCCAGCACATTCGTGAATTATCACAAATGCACTGGACTGCTTTGGATATTGCGCTCGAAGCGAGTAATTTTCTGGCCTCACCTGGTGCAAGAATATTGGATATCGGGAGCGGAGTTGGCAAATTTTGCATCGCGGCCGGGGTCTATCATCCGGACAGTCATTTTTTTGGTGTTGAGCAGCGAAAAGAATTGTTTACCTATGCCAAAGCTGCACAAGAAGAGGTCAGTGTAGAAAATGTTCATTTCAGTTATGGTAACCTGACGGAATTGAATTATGAGAACTATGATCATTTTTATTTTTACAATTCCTTTTACGAAAATATTGAACCGGGCAGCCGTATCGATTATTCAGTAAAAACGTCTTTCGAACTTTATAATCGATATACAGAGTTCATTCACGAAATGCTGAGCAGCCGTCCGGCAGGAACAAAGCTGGCCGCATATCATGCGCCGGACAAACAAATCCCGGCATCTTATAAATTAACAGATAATTCTTACAGCAGGTTCCTGAAGTTGTGGGTAAAAGAATAG
- a CDS encoding aminotransferase class I/II-fold pyridoxal phosphate-dependent enzyme: MNLLEKTLSKLGPLGSHAHYAHGYFAYPKLEGELGTKMFFNGKEKLVWSLNNYLGLASHPEVRKADEEGTKQYGLAYPMGARMMTGNSALHELLEKNLSEFVHKQDTFLLNYGYQGMVSIIDSLVDRHDVIVYDSESHACIIDGCRLHPGKRFVFKHNDMADFKKQLDRAEKLTAISNGGILVITEGVFGMRGDQGKLKEIALLKKSHDFTLMVDDAHGIGVMGKTGAGTGEEQDVQEFIDLYFGTFAKSFAAIGAFVSGKKEVIQYLRYNMRSQIYAKALPMPIVYGLCQRLQIIREHPELRIKLWQNTRELQEGLTEAGLDIGNTESPVTPVYLQGSIKAATRLVEDLRENYDIFCSMVVYPVVPQGVIILRLIPTAVHTFQQVYKTINAFKEIRENLIGGVYDRSEKPIQVINQILTSNLCQ, encoded by the coding sequence ATGAATTTATTAGAGAAAACATTATCAAAATTAGGGCCCCTGGGTTCGCACGCGCATTATGCCCACGGGTACTTCGCCTATCCTAAACTGGAAGGCGAACTGGGCACTAAAATGTTTTTTAACGGTAAAGAAAAGCTGGTATGGAGCTTAAATAATTACCTGGGTCTTGCCAGTCATCCGGAAGTGCGTAAAGCGGATGAGGAAGGGACAAAACAATATGGACTGGCCTATCCGATGGGTGCCCGTATGATGACTGGAAACTCTGCTTTACATGAATTATTGGAGAAAAATTTGAGTGAGTTCGTACATAAACAGGATACTTTTCTGCTTAATTATGGTTATCAGGGAATGGTTTCAATAATAGACAGCTTGGTAGACCGTCACGATGTGATCGTCTACGATTCAGAATCTCACGCCTGCATTATTGATGGCTGTCGCTTACATCCCGGTAAACGATTTGTATTTAAGCATAATGACATGGCTGATTTTAAAAAGCAGCTGGACAGAGCAGAGAAACTGACCGCAATTAGTAACGGTGGCATCCTGGTGATTACTGAAGGGGTATTCGGCATGCGCGGTGATCAGGGCAAACTCAAAGAGATCGCTTTGTTAAAAAAGTCTCACGATTTTACCCTAATGGTTGACGACGCGCACGGTATCGGCGTAATGGGTAAGACAGGTGCGGGGACTGGCGAAGAACAAGACGTACAAGAATTTATCGATCTGTATTTCGGAACGTTCGCTAAATCATTTGCCGCGATTGGGGCGTTCGTATCCGGCAAAAAAGAGGTCATTCAATATCTGCGGTACAATATGCGTTCACAAATTTATGCAAAAGCATTGCCTATGCCTATAGTTTACGGGCTATGTCAGCGCCTGCAAATAATTAGGGAGCACCCTGAGCTGCGCATTAAGTTATGGCAAAACACGCGTGAATTGCAGGAGGGATTGACGGAAGCAGGCCTGGATATCGGCAATACGGAGTCGCCTGTAACACCCGTTTATTTGCAGGGATCGATTAAAGCGGCAACAAGACTGGTGGAAGACCTTCGGGAAAATTATGACATATTTTGTTCAATGGTGGTTTATCCGGTAGTTCCGCAGGGAGTAATCATTTTGCGGCTCATACCCACTGCCGTTCACACGTTCCAACAGGTATACAAAACCATTAATGCTTTTAAAGAAATCCGTGAAAATTTAATTGGGGGTGTTTATGACCGTTCTGAAAAACCGATACAGGTGATAAATCAAATTTTAACTAGTAACCTATGCCAGTAG
- the pckA gene encoding phosphoenolpyruvate carboxykinase (ATP): MPVELPFSLAYLGLKNKDIRRNLPVSELVRQTLSTKQGFMADSGAVMCDTGVFTGRAPKDKFIVNDETTEYLVWWGEVNQSFSKSGFEQLYQKVLVYLANKTLYINDGYACAADAYRINLRVITEYPWQALFANNLFLRLKESELADFNEDWLIISVPGFFATPHQDGTNSSNFTIINFEKKVILIGGTAYTGEIKKAVFTVLNYLLPQKRVLPMHCSANIGLDGQTALFFGLSGTGKTTLSADAERQLIGDDEHGWDDNQIFNFEGGCYAKCVNLTRAKEPQIYKAIKYGTLLENTSFFPESNQVNFADITETENTRAAYPIHNMDNVAVPSIGKSPKNIFFLTNDAFGVLPPISKLTADQAIYHFISGYTAKVAGTEVGIKQPITTFSACYAKPFLPLHPMTYALMLGKKLKKEKINVWLVNTGWTGGNYGTGQRIALAYTRALIKAALSGDLNTVEYGIDITFGLSFPKTCPNVPQEMLNPETNWADNSQYRVTAKILALAFTKNFNQYKNYAAETIVQAGPRVSI; this comes from the coding sequence ATGCCAGTAGAACTGCCTTTTTCCCTCGCTTACCTGGGACTTAAAAATAAGGACATCCGCAGAAATCTTCCGGTTTCTGAACTGGTAAGGCAAACCCTTAGCACCAAGCAAGGGTTTATGGCCGATTCCGGCGCGGTAATGTGTGATACAGGGGTTTTCACAGGCCGGGCACCCAAAGATAAATTCATCGTAAATGATGAAACAACCGAATACCTGGTATGGTGGGGCGAGGTTAACCAATCCTTCTCAAAATCGGGTTTTGAGCAACTTTATCAAAAAGTCCTCGTTTACCTGGCGAACAAAACATTATATATCAATGACGGTTACGCCTGCGCGGCAGACGCTTACCGCATTAATTTAAGGGTAATAACTGAATATCCCTGGCAAGCTTTATTCGCCAATAACCTGTTTTTAAGATTAAAAGAAAGCGAATTAGCAGATTTTAACGAAGACTGGCTGATCATTTCAGTACCAGGATTTTTTGCGACCCCTCATCAGGATGGCACCAATTCATCTAATTTCACCATCATCAATTTTGAAAAGAAGGTAATTCTGATCGGCGGAACCGCTTATACCGGCGAAATTAAGAAAGCAGTTTTCACAGTACTGAATTACCTGTTACCTCAAAAAAGGGTGTTACCAATGCATTGCAGCGCCAATATCGGCCTTGATGGTCAGACCGCACTTTTCTTCGGATTGTCAGGTACTGGTAAAACTACGCTTTCTGCGGATGCGGAGCGTCAACTGATCGGCGACGATGAACATGGCTGGGACGATAACCAAATTTTTAATTTTGAAGGGGGGTGTTATGCCAAGTGCGTCAACCTGACCAGGGCAAAAGAGCCCCAAATTTACAAGGCGATCAAATATGGGACCTTACTGGAAAACACCAGTTTCTTCCCCGAGAGTAATCAGGTGAACTTTGCCGATATTACAGAAACCGAAAATACCAGGGCAGCTTACCCCATCCATAATATGGATAATGTTGCTGTTCCATCTATCGGAAAAAGCCCTAAAAATATTTTCTTTTTGACCAATGATGCTTTTGGCGTACTGCCGCCTATATCAAAGTTGACGGCAGATCAGGCCATATATCATTTTATTTCCGGATACACTGCAAAAGTCGCCGGCACAGAAGTTGGGATCAAACAACCAATCACTACTTTTTCGGCTTGCTATGCAAAACCATTCCTCCCATTGCACCCGATGACGTATGCACTTATGCTGGGCAAAAAACTTAAAAAAGAAAAAATCAACGTTTGGCTGGTCAATACGGGCTGGACAGGCGGGAACTACGGCACTGGTCAGCGCATAGCGCTGGCATACACCCGCGCGCTGATCAAAGCGGCATTATCGGGTGATCTTAATACAGTAGAATATGGTATAGATATTACCTTCGGGTTGTCCTTTCCAAAAACTTGTCCTAATGTGCCACAAGAAATGCTCAATCCTGAAACCAATTGGGCTGATAATTCACAATACCGGGTAACTGCTAAAATTCTTGCGTTGGCATTCACCAAAAATTTCAATCAATATAAGAATTACGCAGCTGAAACGATTGTACAGGCAGGCCCGCGGGTTAGTATATAA
- the gcvH gene encoding glycine cleavage system protein GcvH — protein MNFPAELLYTKDHEWISFEDGYALVGITDFAQKELGDIVYLDIPSLNTMVNKEDVFGTVEAVKTVSDLFMPITGQILEVNPVIDKNPELINQEPYATWLVKVAPPDDATDKSALLSAEEYKEIIGH, from the coding sequence ATGAATTTTCCAGCAGAACTACTTTACACAAAAGATCATGAATGGATCAGCTTTGAGGACGGTTATGCCCTGGTAGGCATCACTGATTTTGCGCAAAAAGAATTAGGCGATATTGTGTACCTGGACATTCCCTCACTTAATACAATGGTGAATAAAGAAGATGTATTCGGCACAGTGGAGGCCGTAAAAACTGTTTCCGATCTATTTATGCCCATTACTGGCCAAATCCTGGAAGTAAACCCTGTGATCGATAAAAACCCGGAATTGATTAACCAGGAACCTTACGCGACCTGGCTGGTTAAAGTAGCGCCGCCAGATGACGCAACCGATAAATCAGCGTTGCTTAGTGCGGAAGAATATAAAGAAATCATCGGTCATTAA